In Spodoptera frugiperda isolate SF20-4 chromosome 12, AGI-APGP_CSIRO_Sfru_2.0, whole genome shotgun sequence, a single window of DNA contains:
- the LOC118263006 gene encoding glucose dehydrogenase [FAD, quinone]: MQWLFFLLLISAVKAQFDTRRFLDYWTDLFRPLPRNPREGFVPDYTPKPQEEFDFIVIGAGSAGSVVANRLTEVPQWKVLLIEAGGNENFFSDIPIFAPFLSLTGMNWGYNSMPEPRACRDLRGKVCFLPRGRVLGGSSVLNFLIYQRGHPEDYNDWARMGNDGWSYKEILPYFKKSENIGVRELRNSSYHGVGGYLDIEYSPYHSPLEKPFKQAGEELGYEWRDPNGENLIGFSKPQATMRKGRRCSSSKAFIEPIRFRPNLKVTKFSTVSKILIDPYTKTATGVEFTKRNMSIQVRARREVISSAGTIGSAQLLMVSGIGPEDHLMEFGIPVVADLPVGYNLQDHVTFSGNAFIVNQTGMTMNDLAAASPFVAAAYMQGRGPLTLPGGATGLAFVHTKHSYDEDQTRPDIELVMGAGSLAGDAMGILRSLLGVTDEWYRAVYRSLPIGARMRTFAINPVLIRPNSVGRLMLRSPNFTDHPRIHLNYFADPNDLRTMIEGVRMVQKIIGTKAFQRYNTKLHTTPFPGCEALLFDSDEYWECAIMQTSITLDHQVGTCKMAPAGDPTGVVSPRLQVHGIKGLRVADASIMPRIPAAHTHAAAVMIGEKASDLIKEDWGISTLTNKL, translated from the exons ATGCAATGGTTATTCTTCTTGCTTCTCATCTCAGCTGTCAAAGCTCAATTTGACACTCGGAGATTTTTAGACTACTGGACTGATTTATTTCGACCCCTACCTCGCAATCCTAGGGAAGGATTCGTCCCAGACTACACACCAAAACCTCAAGAAGAATTTGACTTCATAGTCATAGGAGCCGGGTCCGCAGGTTCTGTAGTAGCTAACCGATTAACAGAAGTACCACAATGGAAAGTCTTACTCATAGAAGCAGGAGGAAACGAGAACTTCTTTTCCGACATTCCCATATTTGCACCATTCCTTTCCCTGACTGGTATGAACTGGGGTTACAATTCAATGCCAGAACCCAGAGCCTGCAGAGATCTAAGAGGAAAGGTTTGCTTCTTACCGCGAGGCAGGGTGCTGGGCGGTAGCAGTGTACTCAACTTTTTAATCTATCAACGTGGCCATCCGGAAGATTACAATGACTGGGCTAGAATGGGCAACGACGGTTGGAGCTACAAGGAAATACTTCCATACTTCAAAAAGTCCGAAAATATAGGCGTTAGAGAATTAAGGAATTCTTCATACCATGGCGTTGGTGGATACTTAGATATTGAGTACTCGCCGTACCATTCACCTCTTGAGAAGCCATTCAAACAAGCCGGTGAAGAACTTGGTTACGAATGGAGGGATCCGAACGGAGAAAATTTAATTGGTTTCTCAAAACCGCAAGCAACAATGCGAAAAGGTAGAAGGTGCAGTTCATCAAAAGCGTTCATAGAACCAATACGCTTTAGGCCTAATTTAAAAGTTACGAAATTTTCTACCGTATCGAAAATTTTAATAGACCCGTACACTAAAACCGCTACCGGAGTTGAATTCACGAAGCGTAATATGAG TATACAAGTACGGGCTCGTCGTGAAGTGATTTCATCCGCAGGAACTATCGGCTCGGCTCAGCTGCTGATGGTATCTGGAATAGGACCGGAGGACCATTTAATGGAATTTGGAATACCAGTGGTAGCTGACCTTCCTGTAGGTTACAATCTTCAAGACCACGTCACGTTTTCTGGAAACGCTTTCATCGTCAACCAAACTGGGATGACTATGAATGAC TTGGCTGCCGCTTCCCCTTTCGTAGCAGCTGCATACATGCAAGGACGAGGCCCACTGACCCTGCCAGGTGGAGCCACTGGACTTGCCTTCGTGCACACAAAGCATTCATACGATGAGGATCAGACCAGACCTGACATAGAATTGGTCATGGGAGCTGGTTCCCTAGCTGGAGATGCTATGGGGATACTGCGGTCTTTGCTTG GAGTGACGGACGAGTGGTACCGAGCCGTGTATCGGTCTTTGCCGATCGGAGCAAGGATGCGGACATTTGCCATAAACCCCGTGCTAATCCGACCGAACAGCGTTGGCCGATTAATGCTCCGAAGCCCGAACTTCACCGACCATCCCCGAATCCATTTAAACTATTTCGCTGATCCGAACGATTTGCGAACTATGATCGAAGGTGTTCGTATG gtacaaaaaataattggtaCGAAAGCGTTCCAGCGttataatactaaattacaCACAACACCGTTTCCCGGCTGCGAGGCTTTGTTGTTCGACTCGGATGAATACTGGGAGTGTGCTATTATGCAGACTTCCATCACATTAGACCATCAA GTAGGCACGTGCAAAATGGCTCCAGCTGGTGATCCAACAGGCGTAGTCTCACCAAGACTTCAGGTCCATGGAATTAAAGGACTGAGAGTAGCTGACGCCTCCATAATGCCACGGATACCCGCCGCACACACGCACGCCGCCGCTGTCATGATTGGAGAGAAGGCTTCAGACCTTATCAAAGAAGATTGGGGTATTTCTACCCTGACCAACAAGTTATAA
- the LOC118262605 gene encoding 39S ribosomal protein L51, mitochondrial isoform X2, which produces MAWLGSTVLNLFWKPSVNIVRTRYHAEKQRVIKRYGFEEQIWNGGLLPRTSGKPLPMPEYRPANPWSERKALFGQNDYIDILGPGDLHPVKTLYTVPSWIRGVNGNEYQILLRKRKMLGQAGLRQVRPTKWKDLQRRISFLYRKLNRKTKTGPSPI; this is translated from the exons ATGGCGTGGCTAGGATCAACCGTACTGAATTTATTTTGGAAACCCAGTGTAAACATTGTTAG gaCACGATATCATGCGGAAAAACAGCGTGTCATTAAGAGATACGGTTTTGAAGAACAGATATGGAATGGTGGATTGCTTCCTCGGACGTCGGGGAAACCTTTGCCTATGCCAGAGTATAG GCCAGCAAATCCATGGTCGGAACGCAAAGCTTTGTTTGGCCAGAATGACTACATTGATATCCTTGGGCCCGGAGACTTGCACCCTGTGAAGACACTGTACACGGTTCCATCCTGGATAAGGGGAGTCAATGGCAATGAATACCAA atcttgttgagaaaaagaaaaatgttgggGCAGGCTGGTTTACGTCAAGTCAGACCAACAAAGTGGAAGGACTTGCAAAGAAGAATATCTTTCCTGTATAGAAAGCTTAACAGGAAAACGAAGACAGGACCATCTcctatttaa
- the LOC118262605 gene encoding 39S ribosomal protein L51, mitochondrial isoform X1: MAWLGSTVLNLFWKPSVNIVRTRYHAEKQRVIKRYGFEEQIWNGGLLPRTSGKPLPMPEYRPANPWSERKALFGQNDYIDILGPGDLHPVKTLYTVPSWIRGVNGNEYQILLRKRKMLGQAGLRQVRPTKWKDLQRRISFLYRKLNRKTKTGPSPI; this comes from the exons ATGGCGTGGCTAGGATCAACCGTACTGAATTTATTTTGGAAACCCAGTGTAAACATTGTTAG gaCACGATATCATGCGGAAAAACAGCGTGTCATTAAGAGATACGGTTTTGAAGAACAGATATGGAATGGTGGATTGCTTCCTCGGACGTCGGGGAAACCTTTGCCTATGCCAGAGTATAG GCCAGCAAATCCATGGTCGGAACGCAAAGCTTTGTTTGGCCAGAATGACTACATTGATATCCTTGGGCCCGGAGACTTGCACCCTGTGAAGACACTGTACACGGTTCCATCCTGGATAAGGGGAGTCAATGGCAATGAATACCAA atCTTattgagaaaaagaaaaatgttgggCCAGGCTGGTTTACGTCAAGTCAGACCAACGAAGTGGAAGGACTTGCAAAGAAGAATATCGTTCCTGTATAGAAAGCTTAACAGGAAAACAAAGACAGGACCATCTcctatttaa